GACCCTGGAGTCGAACGCACCGGTGCTGATCGACGATGTGGTCGTCGGCAGTGTGGGCAAGATGACGGTGCAGAACTGGCACGCCGACGTGGAGATCTCGGTCAAGCCGGACGTGGTGGTGCCTGCCAACGCCGTGGCCACCGTCGGTCAGACCAGCCTGTTGGGATCCATGCACCTGGCACTCAATCCACCGGTCGGTGAAGGGCCGAGTGGTCGATTGCAGCCCGGCGCCACCGTCGCGCTGAACGATTCGTCGACCTACCCGTCCACCGAACGGACGCTCTCGTCACTGTCCGTCGTCGTCAACGGCGGCGGACTCGGCCAGGTGGGCGACATCATCCACAATGCCAACATCGCGTTGTCCGGGCGCGCGCCGGAGTTCCGCGAACTGCTCGGCCGGCTCGACAGATTCGTCGGTGTGCTCGATGGACAGCGGGACAACATCATCAGTGCCATCGAAGAACTGAGGCGCGTCTCCGGTACGTTCGCCGGCCAGCGCGACGTGATCGACCGTGCACTCAAGGACATCCCACCGGCACTCGACGTGCTGATCAAGGAACGCCCCCGGCTGACCACCGCGCTGGAGAAGCTCGGGCGGTTCAGCGACACGGCCACCGGTCTGGTCAACGACGCGGGTGATGATCTCGTGACCAACCTGCGGAACCTGGAGCCGGCCCTCAAGTCGCTGGCCGATATCGGACCGGATCTGTCTTCTGCGCTGATCTGGGCGACGGCCTTTCCCTACGGCCCGGCGTTCGCCGACAAGATCACCAAGGGTGACTTCATCAATCTGTATGCGATCTTCGACCTCACCTATCCGCGACTGAAGAAGACGATGTTCCTCGGTACTCGGTGGGGTGACGAGAACGCCAAGCTCATTCCCGCGCCGGGGGACCCGTATTACCTGAACTACTCCTACGATCCGATGCTGAGCGCCGCCACGCCGCCGCCACCGCAGTCGCCCTCGGACGCGGCGGCCGAACAGCTGCTGGCGCCCGGTCAGGATTCGCCGCCCGCCGGCGCGATGCCACCGGTGACCGAGCCGCTCGTGCCGGTGGTTCCGCCGCCCGCCGCGCTGCCCGGGATGGGGGTGCCGGCAGTCACCACGTCGTCGCAGATCTTCGCCGGACCGTACGGTCCGGGAGCCTCTGCTCCACCTGCCCCTGCGCCGCCGCCGAACGACGCCCAATCGACACCTGGAGGCGGTGGCTGATGCTGACACGCTTCGTCCGAACCCAACTCGTCATCTTCACGATCGCGTCGATCGTCGGTGTGGGTGTGATGGTCTTCGCGTACATGAAGGTGCCGACCCTGCTCGGTATCGGCAAGGTGAACGTGACGCTGGAGCTGCCGACCGGCGGCGGCCTCTACCAGTTCAGCAATGTGACCTACCGCGGTGTGCAGGTCGGCGAGGTGACGGCAGTAGAGCTGACCGAGAAGGGTGCGAAAGCCACGCTGCTGCTGGACATGTCGCCGGAGATCCCCGCCGATCTGGAAGCCGCCGTCCGCAGTGTGTCCGCGGTGGGGGAGCAGTACGTCGATCTGCGTCCGCGCACGGATTCCGGCCCGTACCTCGAGGACGGATCGGTCA
Above is a window of Mycolicibacterium baixiangningiae DNA encoding:
- a CDS encoding MCE family protein, with product MIQATKRFAVVGSCVALTLTGCSYQGLNSLPLPGAPGRGSDAVSYHVEVANVATLESNAPVLIDDVVVGSVGKMTVQNWHADVEISVKPDVVVPANAVATVGQTSLLGSMHLALNPPVGEGPSGRLQPGATVALNDSSTYPSTERTLSSLSVVVNGGGLGQVGDIIHNANIALSGRAPEFRELLGRLDRFVGVLDGQRDNIISAIEELRRVSGTFAGQRDVIDRALKDIPPALDVLIKERPRLTTALEKLGRFSDTATGLVNDAGDDLVTNLRNLEPALKSLADIGPDLSSALIWATAFPYGPAFADKITKGDFINLYAIFDLTYPRLKKTMFLGTRWGDENAKLIPAPGDPYYLNYSYDPMLSAATPPPPQSPSDAAAEQLLAPGQDSPPAGAMPPVTEPLVPVVPPPAALPGMGVPAVTTSSQIFAGPYGPGASAPPAPAPPPNDAQSTPGGGG